The nucleotide window AACTGGTCGAGGCAGCCAGCGCACTGAGAGATTTTATACAGGCTTATTAAAGAATTCCTTTGGATAATAGCGGGAGCGATAAATGGAGATGGAAGAACAACTCATTGCCCCTTGTGGGATGAATTGCGGGTTATGCGTTAGCTACCTGGCGATGAAAAACGATCTTAATAAAAAAGGATTCTCCAGAAAATACTGTCCTGGCTGCCGACCGCGTGGTAAAAACTGTACATTTATGGCACAACAATGTGATCTGGTGGGAAAAGGGCAGCGTTAACCATACACAATATCCGATTATTAACCCGGCTTTGCCTGCAATCCCTATTTACCTGGCAATTGCAACCATTACTTGGTCAACAAACAAGGCTGTTGATCGTTAACTCTAAAGCTTACTGACAG belongs to Dehalococcoidales bacterium and includes:
- a CDS encoding DUF3795 domain-containing protein; amino-acid sequence: MEMEEQLIAPCGMNCGLCVSYLAMKNDLNKKGFSRKYCPGCRPRGKNCTFMAQQCDLVGKGQR